A region of Jannaschia sp. W003 DNA encodes the following proteins:
- the xseA gene encoding exodeoxyribonuclease VII large subunit, producing the protein MDDLLEDDGPPGRNEPEFTVAELSGAVKRTLEDRFGRIRVRGEVGRVFRAKSGHLYFDVKDDRNVLACTTWKGQVAGLAVRPEEGLEVIVTGKLSAFGGQSKYNMNVDAVEAAGKGALMAMLEKRRLALAAEGLFEASAKRPLPFLPEVIGVVTSPQGAVIRDILHRLRDRFPRRVVIWPVAVQGRACAPEVSAAIRGFDAMDGRGPIPRPDLLIVARGGGSVEDLWGFNEEVVVRAAADCRIPLISAVGHETDTTLIDHAADRRAPTPTAAAEMAVPVRRDLAAHVDTLGERGRRAAEGRARRARQRLGDVGRGLPRPEALLQRPRTRLDRAAERLPAALRARAGRARLHFQRLDARASPEALRTRLATARARLEAVAARLAQAPGRRTERLRARLDRLAMPAPARLLRDPRRRFHTAAARLTSRPLTRAAERDGRRLGQAVARLASIARARQARLADRLRALDRLRQSLGHRETLARGFAIARSGERVVKTAAEARDAPALELEFADGRMRIGGARPAKAKDAPPDQGSLF; encoded by the coding sequence ATGGACGACCTGCTGGAAGACGACGGCCCCCCGGGCCGCAACGAGCCCGAGTTCACCGTGGCCGAGCTGTCGGGCGCGGTGAAGCGCACGCTCGAGGACCGCTTCGGGCGCATCCGCGTGCGCGGCGAGGTGGGGCGCGTGTTCCGCGCCAAGTCGGGGCACCTCTACTTCGACGTGAAGGACGACCGGAACGTGCTGGCCTGCACCACCTGGAAGGGCCAGGTCGCCGGCCTCGCGGTGCGCCCCGAGGAGGGGCTGGAGGTCATCGTCACCGGCAAGCTCTCGGCCTTCGGGGGGCAGTCCAAGTACAACATGAACGTCGACGCCGTGGAGGCCGCCGGCAAGGGCGCGCTCATGGCGATGCTCGAGAAGCGCCGCCTCGCCCTCGCCGCCGAGGGGCTGTTCGAGGCCTCGGCCAAGCGCCCGCTGCCGTTCCTGCCCGAGGTGATCGGCGTGGTCACCTCGCCCCAGGGCGCGGTGATCCGCGACATCCTCCACCGCCTGCGCGACCGCTTCCCGCGGCGCGTGGTGATCTGGCCCGTGGCGGTCCAGGGGCGGGCCTGCGCGCCCGAGGTCTCGGCCGCCATCCGCGGATTCGACGCGATGGACGGCCGGGGGCCGATCCCGCGGCCCGACCTGCTGATCGTGGCGCGGGGGGGCGGCTCGGTCGAGGACCTGTGGGGCTTCAACGAGGAGGTGGTGGTGCGCGCCGCCGCCGACTGCCGCATCCCGCTGATCTCGGCCGTGGGCCACGAGACCGACACCACGCTGATCGACCACGCCGCCGACCGCCGCGCGCCCACGCCCACGGCGGCCGCCGAGATGGCGGTGCCGGTGCGGCGCGACCTCGCCGCCCACGTCGACACCCTGGGCGAGCGCGGGCGCCGTGCCGCGGAAGGCCGTGCGCGGCGCGCGCGGCAGCGGCTAGGCGACGTCGGGCGGGGCCTGCCGCGTCCCGAGGCGCTGCTCCAGCGGCCCCGCACGCGGCTGGACCGGGCCGCCGAGCGGCTGCCGGCCGCGCTGCGGGCGCGGGCGGGGCGGGCGCGGCTGCACTTCCAGCGGCTCGATGCGCGCGCCAGCCCCGAGGCGCTGCGGACCCGCCTCGCCACGGCGCGCGCGCGGCTGGAGGCGGTGGCCGCTCGGCTCGCGCAGGCGCCGGGGCGGCGCACCGAGCGGCTGCGCGCGCGGCTCGACCGCCTCGCGATGCCCGCGCCCGCGCGGCTCCTCCGCGATCCCCGCCGGCGCTTCCACACGGCGGCAGCGCGGCTGACGTCCCGCCCGCTCACCCGCGCTGCAGAGCGCGACGGGCGTCGGCTGGGGCAGGCCGTCGCGCGGCTCGCCTCGATCGCCCGCGCGCGGCAGGCGCGGCTGGCCGATCGCCTGCGGGCGCTCGACCGTCTGCGCCAGTCACTTGGCCACCGCGAGACGCTGGCGCGCGGCTTCGCCATCGCCCGCTCCGGCGAGCGCGTGGTCAAGACCGCCGCCGAGGCCCGCGACGCCCCCGCGCTGGAGTTGGAGTTCGCCGACGGCCGCATGCGGATCGGCGGCGCGCGCCCCGCGAAGGCGAAGGACGCGCCCCCCGATCAGGGCTCGCTGTTCTAA
- a CDS encoding alkane 1-monooxygenase — MRPLIPFVLAHGLSVALVVAGALFDGVWDYASFLWMAWVTAALDHFFQENGPAPSERGARILSTVLGLTHFAVLPLAVHALAQGGFWLNWAVYFMAVGLFMGQIMNSTAHELIHTSGRFRRAVGRWIYVTLLFGHQTTAHPGIHHIWVATPRDSNTARYGESWWRFVMRAWHHSFWSGLALEKARLRRIGLHGWHRRNPYWQYLLGAGATMLAMGLWLGWAGLGAYFAICMLAQLQLLLTDYVLHYGMRRREIGEGRWEPVGPSHSWNSPHAISNLLTLHGPRHSDHHAHPTRGFEALRLDPELPMLPYALPVMVTLAFVPAVWRHVMNPRVDALHGQTLVSPEPPPSGDLECAPS, encoded by the coding sequence ATGCGTCCGTTGATCCCCTTCGTCCTCGCCCATGGCCTCTCGGTCGCGCTCGTCGTCGCCGGCGCGCTCTTCGACGGGGTCTGGGACTACGCCTCGTTCCTGTGGATGGCCTGGGTCACCGCGGCGCTCGACCACTTCTTCCAGGAGAACGGCCCCGCCCCCTCGGAGCGCGGCGCGCGGATCCTCTCGACCGTGCTCGGCCTCACCCACTTCGCGGTGCTGCCCCTCGCGGTCCACGCGCTCGCGCAGGGGGGCTTCTGGCTCAACTGGGCGGTCTACTTCATGGCGGTGGGCCTCTTCATGGGCCAGATCATGAACTCCACCGCCCACGAGCTGATCCATACCTCGGGCCGCTTCCGCCGCGCCGTGGGGCGCTGGATCTACGTGACCCTGCTGTTCGGCCACCAGACCACCGCCCATCCGGGCATCCACCACATCTGGGTCGCCACGCCGCGCGACTCGAACACCGCGCGCTACGGCGAGTCCTGGTGGCGCTTCGTGATGCGCGCCTGGCACCACTCGTTCTGGAGCGGGCTGGCCCTCGAGAAGGCCCGCCTGCGCCGCATCGGCCTGCATGGCTGGCACCGGCGCAATCCCTACTGGCAGTACCTCCTCGGCGCCGGCGCCACGATGCTCGCGATGGGCCTGTGGCTCGGCTGGGCCGGGCTCGGGGCCTACTTCGCGATCTGCATGCTCGCGCAGCTCCAGCTCCTGCTGACCGACTACGTGCTGCACTACGGCATGCGCCGCCGCGAGATCGGCGAGGGCCGCTGGGAGCCGGTGGGCCCGTCCCACTCTTGGAACTCTCCCCACGCGATCTCGAACCTGCTGACGCTCCACGGCCCGCGCCACTCCGACCACCACGCGCACCCCACCCGCGGCTTCGAGGCCCTGCGCCTCGATCCCGAGCTGCCGATGCTGCCCTACGCGCTGCCGGTGATGGTGACGCTCGCCTTCGTGCCGGCGGTGTGGCGCCACGTCATGAACCCGCGGGTGGACGCCCTGCACGGCCAGACCCTAGTGTCGCCCGAGCCGCCCCCCTCCGGAGACCTCGAATGCGCGCCGTCCTGA
- a CDS encoding lytic transglycosylase domain-containing protein, producing MLRACVALLVVALSGAAPAAAAEAAAPEAPAARWCSEGRYGPARCIRRETFARDVCAQIEAEARQHALPPAFLARLLWQESRFDPNAVSPMAARGIAQFIDGTAKLRGLRDQFNPAESIEKSAHYLAEMARRYGNVGLAAIGYNGGERRAEGWIAGTGGLARETLDYVRIITGASAETWRDAPPEGKTFALDGGDDFRAACEAMARTRRVSPLAAPPPRLAPWGVQVGYGADRGAAQASFARQTSSCAGLANAARRELVTVRGRGPGRPDYVAVRLAAPSRDEAEGLCRRLARAGCVCRVFRNP from the coding sequence ATGCTCCGTGCCTGCGTCGCCCTCCTCGTCGTCGCCCTGTCCGGGGCCGCCCCCGCGGCCGCGGCGGAAGCGGCGGCCCCCGAGGCCCCGGCGGCGCGCTGGTGCTCCGAGGGGCGCTACGGCCCCGCGCGCTGCATCCGCCGCGAGACCTTCGCGCGCGACGTCTGCGCCCAGATCGAGGCCGAGGCGCGCCAGCACGCCCTGCCCCCCGCCTTCCTCGCCCGCCTCCTGTGGCAGGAGAGCCGGTTCGACCCCAACGCCGTCAGCCCCATGGCGGCGCGCGGCATCGCCCAGTTCATCGACGGCACCGCCAAGCTCCGGGGGCTGCGCGACCAGTTCAACCCGGCCGAATCCATCGAGAAGTCGGCGCACTATCTGGCCGAGATGGCGCGGCGCTACGGCAACGTCGGGCTGGCGGCGATCGGCTACAACGGCGGCGAGCGCCGCGCCGAGGGCTGGATCGCGGGCACCGGCGGGCTCGCGCGCGAGACGCTGGACTACGTGCGCATCATCACCGGGGCCTCCGCCGAGACGTGGCGCGACGCGCCGCCCGAAGGCAAGACCTTCGCGCTCGACGGCGGCGACGACTTCCGCGCCGCCTGCGAGGCCATGGCCCGCACGCGCCGCGTCTCGCCCCTCGCCGCGCCGCCGCCGCGCCTCGCCCCCTGGGGCGTGCAGGTGGGCTACGGCGCCGACCGCGGCGCGGCGCAGGCCTCGTTCGCGCGCCAGACGAGTAGCTGCGCGGGGCTGGCCAACGCGGCGCGGCGCGAGCTGGTGACCGTGCGCGGCCGCGGGCCGGGCCGTCCCGATTACGTGGCCGTGCGCCTCGCGGCGCCGTCGCGCGACGAGGCCGAGGGCCTGTGCCGCCGCCTCGCCCGCGCGGGCTGCGTCTGCCGGGTCTTCCGCAACCCCTGA
- the ftsY gene encoding signal recognition particle-docking protein FtsY, whose translation MSFFKKLKDRMFNSSARLEKGLEEIVEDGAAAAPAAEAPAETPPVSAPAPVVPPLDVTPAPMPETPAPAPEAPARPGLLGRLVERVVPGAGAPRRVLDDDMLERLEELLIASDMGVDTATRIAANLAEGRMGRRLSVPEIKALLAAEIARVMEPVARPLPLYAKRPQVVLVVGVNGSGKTTTIGKLASQFRAAGKRVVIAAGDTFRAAAVEQLQIWGERAGVPVMTAAHGTDPASLAFDAYGRAESEGADLLLIDTAGRLQNRADLMEELAKIVRVLRKRDPEAPHNTVLVLDATTGQNALAQVEVFQRIADVTGLVMTKLDGTARGGVLVALADRFGLPIHAIGVGEQIDDLDAFDPEEFAAALTGAEIDV comes from the coding sequence ATGTCGTTCTTCAAGAAGCTCAAGGACCGGATGTTTAACTCCTCCGCGCGGCTGGAGAAGGGGCTAGAGGAGATCGTCGAGGACGGGGCCGCGGCCGCCCCCGCCGCCGAGGCCCCCGCCGAGACGCCGCCCGTGTCGGCGCCCGCCCCGGTCGTGCCCCCGCTCGACGTCACCCCCGCGCCGATGCCCGAGACGCCCGCGCCTGCGCCCGAGGCGCCCGCGCGCCCCGGCCTGCTGGGTCGCCTCGTGGAGCGTGTCGTGCCCGGCGCCGGCGCGCCGCGCCGCGTGCTCGACGACGACATGCTGGAGCGTCTCGAGGAGTTGCTGATCGCCTCGGACATGGGCGTGGACACCGCCACGCGCATCGCCGCGAACCTCGCCGAGGGACGCATGGGCCGGCGCCTGTCCGTCCCCGAGATCAAGGCGCTGCTGGCCGCCGAGATCGCCCGCGTCATGGAGCCCGTGGCCCGTCCCCTGCCGCTCTACGCGAAGCGCCCGCAGGTGGTTCTGGTGGTGGGCGTGAACGGCTCGGGCAAGACCACCACCATCGGCAAGCTCGCCTCGCAGTTCCGCGCCGCAGGCAAGCGCGTCGTGATCGCCGCCGGCGACACGTTCCGCGCCGCCGCCGTGGAGCAGCTCCAGATCTGGGGCGAGCGGGCGGGCGTCCCCGTGATGACGGCCGCCCACGGCACCGACCCGGCCAGCCTCGCCTTCGACGCCTACGGGCGGGCCGAGTCCGAGGGCGCGGACCTTCTGCTGATCGACACCGCGGGGCGCCTCCAGAACCGGGCCGACCTCATGGAGGAGCTGGCCAAGATCGTGCGCGTGCTGCGCAAGCGCGACCCGGAGGCACCGCACAACACTGTGCTCGTGCTCGACGCGACCACGGGGCAGAACGCGCTGGCGCAGGTGGAGGTGTTCCAGCGTATCGCCGACGTCACGGGGCTGGTGATGACCAAGCTTGACGGCACCGCGCGGGGCGGCGTGCTGGTGGCCTTGGCGGACCGCTTCGGCCTGCCGATCCACGCGATCGGGGTGGGCGAGCAGATCGACGATCTGGATGCCTTCGACCCCGAGGAGTTCGCTGCCGCCCTCACGGGCGCGGAGATCGATGTGTGA
- a CDS encoding MgtC/SapB family protein: MPVVAARMLAALVLGAVIGFEREWRDKPAGLRTHMLVAAAAALFVIVGQQLGTLHLDADVDKRMDPLRLIEAVTSGVAFLAAGVIFTQGGKVRHLTTGASMWMAGAIGLACGAGQMPVAALATALVVLVMVCVRQLEKWMGTYD, from the coding sequence ATGCCCGTGGTGGCGGCGCGGATGCTGGCCGCGCTCGTCCTCGGCGCGGTGATCGGGTTCGAGCGCGAGTGGCGCGACAAGCCCGCGGGCCTGCGCACCCACATGCTGGTCGCCGCCGCCGCGGCTCTCTTCGTGATCGTGGGCCAGCAGCTCGGCACGCTGCATCTGGATGCCGACGTCGACAAGCGCATGGACCCGCTGCGGCTGATCGAGGCCGTTACCTCGGGCGTGGCCTTCCTCGCGGCGGGCGTGATCTTCACGCAAGGCGGCAAGGTCCGGCACCTGACCACGGGCGCCTCGATGTGGATGGCGGGCGCGATCGGGCTGGCCTGCGGCGCGGGGCAGATGCCGGTGGCCGCGCTCGCCACGGCGCTCGTGGTGCTGGTGATGGTCTGCGTGCGGCAGCTCGAGAAATGGATGGGCACGTACGACTGA
- a CDS encoding DMT family transporter produces MIDWIMAVEGTPTGAAIASALALTAAFLHALFGALQKGRVPPYAARASIDTGLVAISAPAALFLVPWPEGGAQWGFLAGAVVIHFLYKVLQAETYQRGAFTVVYPVVRGTGPLFAVIAAGIVFGERFSPGQWAGVAVVLAGLFGLSAYNLRHVDAAARRTLPAALGLAVATGLTVAIYTTWDAAGIRATPNPFTFLFWFFFLTALDFPLIAAARGHFRPTRELVRLGLSGAVIAWGSFGAVMMATRLGSVGEAAVLRETSAVFAALIGWVWLGESTGPRRVALMGAIALGAVLVELG; encoded by the coding sequence GTGATCGACTGGATCATGGCCGTCGAGGGCACCCCCACGGGTGCCGCCATCGCCTCTGCGCTGGCGCTGACGGCGGCGTTCCTCCATGCCCTGTTCGGCGCGCTCCAGAAGGGCCGGGTTCCTCCTTACGCCGCGCGCGCGTCGATCGACACCGGCCTGGTCGCGATTTCGGCGCCGGCCGCCCTGTTCCTCGTGCCCTGGCCCGAGGGCGGCGCGCAGTGGGGCTTCCTCGCGGGCGCGGTGGTGATCCACTTCCTCTACAAGGTGCTGCAGGCCGAGACCTACCAGCGCGGCGCCTTCACCGTGGTCTATCCGGTGGTGCGGGGCACGGGGCCGCTCTTCGCGGTGATCGCTGCGGGCATCGTGTTCGGCGAGCGGTTCTCGCCCGGGCAATGGGCCGGCGTGGCCGTCGTGCTTGCGGGGCTGTTCGGGCTGTCGGCCTACAACCTGCGCCACGTCGATGCGGCCGCGCGCCGGACGCTTCCGGCGGCGCTCGGCCTCGCCGTGGCCACCGGGTTGACGGTGGCGATCTACACCACCTGGGACGCGGCCGGCATACGCGCGACGCCCAACCCCTTCACCTTCCTGTTCTGGTTCTTCTTCCTCACCGCCCTCGACTTTCCGCTGATCGCAGCCGCGCGGGGCCATTTCCGCCCCACCCGCGAGCTGGTCCGGTTGGGCCTGTCCGGCGCGGTGATCGCATGGGGCAGCTTCGGCGCGGTGATGATGGCGACGCGGCTGGGCTCGGTGGGCGAGGCCGCCGTGCTGCGCGAGACCTCGGCGGTGTTCGCCGCGCTGATCGGCTGGGTCTGGCTGGGCGAGAGCACGGGGCCGCGCCGGGTGGCGCTGATGGGGGCGATCGCGCTGGGCGCGGTGCTCGTGGAGCTGGGGTAG
- a CDS encoding inner membrane-spanning protein YciB: protein MAERRVPGWVRTALELGPVALFFLAYLRLRDSSLTVGGTEYDGFIVVTAAFIPLILLSTATLWWLTGKLSQMQIVTAVLVTVFGGLSVWLNDERFFKMKPTLIYALFAAVLAFGLWRGRSYLSMVLGETMPLDAEGWTILTRRMMWLFVALAVANEAIWRTMSTDAWVSFKTFGLPLAMFVFIFSQIGMIKRHTPDA from the coding sequence ATGGCGGAACGACGCGTGCCCGGATGGGTGAGGACGGCTCTGGAGCTGGGCCCGGTGGCGCTGTTCTTCCTAGCCTACCTGCGCCTGCGCGACAGCAGCCTCACGGTGGGCGGCACCGAGTACGACGGCTTCATCGTCGTCACGGCCGCCTTCATCCCGCTGATCCTCCTCTCCACCGCGACCCTGTGGTGGCTGACCGGCAAGCTGAGTCAGATGCAGATCGTGACGGCGGTGCTGGTGACCGTGTTCGGCGGGCTGTCGGTGTGGCTCAACGACGAGCGGTTCTTCAAGATGAAGCCCACGCTGATCTACGCCCTCTTCGCTGCCGTGCTGGCGTTCGGGCTGTGGCGGGGCCGGTCCTACCTGTCGATGGTGCTGGGCGAGACCATGCCGCTGGACGCCGAAGGATGGACCATCCTCACGCGGCGCATGATGTGGCTGTTCGTGGCGCTGGCCGTGGCCAACGAGGCGATCTGGCGGACCATGAGCACCGACGCCTGGGTGTCGTTCAAGACCTTCGGCCTGCCGCTGGCGATGTTCGTGTTCATCTTTAGCCAGATCGGCATGATCAAGCGCCACACGCCCGACGCCTGA
- a CDS encoding pseudouridine synthase, producing the protein MSDEQQERLAKRIARAGLASRREAETMIAEGRVAVNGKPADGSEPVGPRDRVAVDGTPLPAAEPARLWLHHKPAGLVTTESDELGRPTVFDALRAELGRVLSVGRLDLNSEGLLLLTNDGGLKRRLELPETGWLRRYRVRVNGHPDEAALERLRAGIEVDGERFAPMQAVLDREVGANAWLTVGLREGRNREIRRAMEAVGLKVARLIRTSYGPFQLGNLRPGAVEEVRPRVLREQLGGLWEGEIAQARRPGEAGPAPARDQAMSDDERRGGKGPGKAGGRGPGKPGGAGRGRPGDRPGGDRPRSGGGGKPGGFAGGKPRRDGDERPRDGAKPRGEGRPPRAEGERRFERRDGPAGDRPRGDGPRGESRGPRSGGDRPRGEGGARKEGGPRKDYGPRKDYGPRRRDEDAGRDGTGDAKARRPRPSGDRLVDHGKGRSDDARPPRPRRDDAGPKRAGGGGKPFADRPRGDGPRGDRPGGDKPRGDRPYGDKPRGDGPRAPRSGDRFDRGGKPGGPRFGKPPVTRNDGSGSTPARPTSDERKQAMRDDPSVSIRKGGQRGGPKRGGPRKHPKGGGKT; encoded by the coding sequence ATGTCCGACGAACAGCAAGAACGTCTCGCCAAGCGCATCGCCCGCGCGGGCCTCGCCTCGCGCCGCGAGGCCGAGACGATGATTGCCGAGGGCCGTGTCGCGGTGAACGGCAAGCCCGCCGACGGCTCCGAGCCGGTCGGCCCGCGCGACCGCGTGGCGGTGGACGGCACGCCCCTGCCCGCCGCCGAGCCCGCGCGCCTATGGCTGCACCACAAGCCCGCGGGCCTCGTGACCACCGAGTCCGACGAGCTGGGCCGCCCGACCGTCTTCGACGCCCTGCGCGCGGAACTTGGGCGCGTGCTGTCGGTGGGCCGGCTGGACCTCAACTCCGAAGGCCTACTGCTGCTGACCAACGACGGCGGGCTGAAGCGCCGGCTGGAGCTGCCCGAGACCGGCTGGCTGCGGCGCTACCGGGTGCGCGTGAACGGGCACCCCGACGAGGCCGCGCTGGAGCGGCTGCGCGCGGGCATCGAGGTGGACGGCGAGCGCTTCGCGCCGATGCAGGCGGTGCTCGACCGCGAGGTGGGCGCGAACGCCTGGCTCACGGTCGGCCTGCGCGAGGGGCGCAACCGCGAGATTCGGCGTGCGATGGAGGCCGTGGGGCTGAAGGTCGCGCGGCTGATCCGCACGAGCTACGGGCCGTTCCAGCTGGGCAACCTGCGCCCCGGCGCGGTCGAGGAGGTGCGCCCGCGGGTGCTGCGCGAGCAGCTCGGCGGGCTGTGGGAGGGCGAGATCGCGCAGGCGCGCCGCCCCGGAGAGGCGGGCCCGGCGCCCGCGAGGGATCAGGCGATGAGCGACGACGAGCGACGGGGCGGCAAGGGTCCGGGCAAGGCCGGTGGGCGCGGACCGGGCAAGCCGGGTGGTGCGGGACGAGGACGGCCTGGGGATCGCCCCGGCGGCGACCGTCCGCGGAGCGGCGGTGGCGGCAAGCCGGGCGGGTTCGCGGGCGGCAAGCCCCGGCGCGACGGCGACGAGCGTCCCCGCGACGGCGCCAAGCCGCGCGGCGAGGGCCGCCCGCCCCGCGCCGAGGGCGAGCGCCGCTTCGAGCGCCGCGACGGCCCGGCGGGGGATCGCCCCCGCGGAGACGGACCCCGGGGCGAGTCGCGCGGCCCCCGCTCGGGCGGCGACCGGCCTCGCGGCGAGGGAGGCGCTCGCAAGGAAGGCGGCCCGCGCAAGGACTACGGACCCCGCAAGGACTATGGCCCGCGCCGGCGCGACGAGGACGCGGGGCGCGACGGCACGGGCGATGCCAAGGCGCGGCGGCCCCGGCCCTCGGGCGACCGGCTCGTCGACCACGGCAAGGGCCGCTCCGACGACGCCCGCCCGCCGCGCCCCCGCCGCGACGACGCCGGCCCTAAGCGGGCGGGCGGCGGCGGCAAGCCGTTCGCCGACCGGCCCCGCGGGGACGGGCCTCGCGGCGATCGGCCGGGTGGCGACAAGCCGCGCGGCGACCGGCCCTATGGCGACAAACCCCGCGGCGACGGCCCGCGCGCCCCCCGTTCCGGCGACCGGTTCGACCGGGGCGGCAAGCCGGGCGGCCCGCGCTTCGGCAAGCCGCCGGTGACGCGCAACGACGGCAGCGGGTCGACGCCCGCGCGCCCTACCTCCGACGAGCGCAAGCAGGCCATGCGCGACGACCCCTCGGTCAGCATCCGAAAGGGCGGCCAGCGCGGCGGCCCGAAGCGCGGCGGCCCCCGCAAGCACCCCAAGGGCGGCGGCAAGACGTAA
- a CDS encoding nucleoside deaminase codes for MFRSFMPVALEEAEAAARRGEVPVGACVTRGGSVIARAGNRCREWSDPTAHAEMLVLRAACEALGSERLEGCTLWVTLEPCAMCAGAIAHARVTRLCFGAPDPKSGGVLHGARVFEHPQAHGAPEVIEGLEAARAAELLRVFFAARR; via the coding sequence ATGTTCCGCTCGTTCATGCCCGTCGCGCTGGAGGAGGCCGAGGCCGCCGCGCGGCGCGGCGAGGTGCCCGTGGGCGCCTGCGTCACTCGCGGGGGCTCGGTGATCGCGCGCGCAGGCAACCGCTGCCGCGAGTGGAGCGACCCGACTGCCCATGCCGAGATGCTCGTGCTGCGCGCGGCTTGCGAAGCGCTCGGCTCCGAGCGGCTGGAGGGCTGCACGCTCTGGGTGACGCTGGAGCCCTGCGCCATGTGCGCGGGCGCGATCGCCCACGCGCGGGTGACGCGGCTGTGCTTCGGCGCGCCGGACCCGAAGTCGGGCGGCGTGCTCCACGGGGCGCGTGTCTTCGAGCACCCGCAGGCGCACGGCGCGCCCGAGGTGATCGAGGGGCTGGAGGCCGCGCGCGCGGCCGAGCTCCTGCGGGTGTTCTTCGCGGCGCGGCGCTAG
- a CDS encoding P1 family peptidase: MRPGPRNAITDVTGLRVGSAHDDALRSGTTVLVGERPFVAGIDIMGGAPGTRESDLLAPDKLVQDVDALVLSGGSAWGLAACDGAMAGLRAIGRGFAVGAARVPIVPGAILFDLLNGGAKDWDANPYPALGRRALEAASVDVPCGSFGAGFGAHAGDLRGGLGTASAVLDDGTTVGALVACNALGRVCDDGGRFLTAPWAFAGELPGGPGTLPPDWEPQTPRMPGESTTIAIVATDAALTQAQATRLAAAAQDGLARAIAPSHTPLDGDLVFAASTGARPLADPVWDAMRLGHAAATCLARAVARGVAAAAPGGALPAHRERWPGA, encoded by the coding sequence GTGAGGCCCGGGCCGCGCAACGCGATCACCGACGTGACGGGCCTACGCGTCGGCTCGGCCCACGACGACGCCTTGCGATCGGGCACCACGGTGCTGGTGGGAGAGCGCCCCTTCGTGGCCGGGATCGACATCATGGGCGGCGCGCCCGGCACGCGCGAGAGCGACCTGCTAGCCCCCGACAAGCTGGTGCAGGACGTGGACGCGCTGGTGCTGTCGGGCGGCTCGGCCTGGGGGCTGGCGGCCTGCGACGGTGCGATGGCGGGGCTGCGCGCGATCGGGCGCGGCTTCGCGGTCGGCGCGGCGCGCGTGCCCATCGTGCCCGGCGCGATCCTGTTCGACCTCCTGAACGGCGGCGCGAAGGACTGGGACGCGAACCCCTACCCCGCGCTCGGGCGCCGCGCGCTGGAGGCCGCCTCGGTGGACGTCCCCTGCGGCAGCTTCGGCGCGGGTTTCGGCGCGCACGCGGGCGACCTGCGCGGCGGTCTCGGCACTGCCTCCGCCGTGCTGGACGACGGCACGACGGTGGGCGCGCTAGTGGCCTGCAACGCCTTGGGCCGGGTCTGCGACGACGGGGGCCGCTTCCTGACCGCCCCTTGGGCCTTCGCGGGCGAGCTGCCCGGCGGTCCCGGCACCCTGCCCCCGGACTGGGAACCCCAGACCCCGCGGATGCCCGGCGAAAGCACCACCATCGCCATCGTCGCCACCGACGCCGCCCTCACGCAGGCGCAGGCCACGCGGCTGGCCGCGGCCGCACAGGACGGGCTGGCCCGCGCCATCGCGCCCAGCCACACGCCGCTCGACGGCGATCTGGTGTTCGCCGCCAGCACCGGGGCGCGCCCCCTCGCCGATCCGGTGTGGGACGCCATGCGGCTGGGCCATGCTGCCGCGACCTGCCTCGCGCGCGCCGTGGCGCGCGGCGTGGCGGCGGCGGCGCCCGGCGGCGCCCTGCCCGCCCACCGCGAGCGCTGGCCCGGCGCGTAG
- a CDS encoding SDR family oxidoreductase: MRLEGKCAIVTGGASGFGRGIVEVFRREGAEVMVADLNRDGAEAAARETGSRAAGCDVSKDADWRALTAAALDAFGRIDVLVNNAGITHLPKPMEEVDEAEFDRVLAVNAKSVYLSARHVVPVMKSARAGAILNVASTAGVSPRPRLNWYNASKGWMITATKAMAVELAPEGIRVNCLNPVAGDTPLLKSFMGEDTPEMRAKFLSTIPLGRFSTPQDMGEAAAFLCSDAASMITGVGLEVDGGRCI; this comes from the coding sequence ATGAGACTCGAAGGAAAGTGCGCGATCGTCACGGGGGGCGCCTCGGGCTTCGGGCGGGGCATCGTCGAGGTGTTCCGCCGCGAGGGCGCCGAGGTCATGGTCGCCGACCTGAACCGCGACGGGGCCGAGGCGGCCGCGCGCGAGACCGGCAGCCGGGCGGCCGGCTGCGACGTGTCGAAGGACGCCGACTGGCGGGCGCTGACCGCCGCCGCGCTCGACGCCTTCGGCCGCATCGACGTGCTGGTGAACAACGCCGGCATCACCCACCTGCCCAAGCCCATGGAGGAGGTGGACGAGGCGGAGTTCGACCGTGTGCTCGCGGTGAACGCGAAGTCCGTCTACCTCTCGGCCCGCCACGTGGTCCCCGTCATGAAGAGTGCGCGGGCGGGCGCGATCCTGAACGTCGCCTCCACGGCGGGCGTCTCGCCGCGCCCCCGGCTCAACTGGTACAACGCGTCGAAGGGCTGGATGATCACCGCCACCAAGGCCATGGCGGTGGAGCTGGCGCCCGAAGGCATCCGCGTGAACTGCTTGAACCCCGTGGCCGGCGACACGCCTCTGTTGAAGTCGTTCATGGGCGAGGACACCCCCGAGATGCGCGCGAAGTTCCTCTCCACCATCCCGCTGGGCCGGTTCTCGACGCCGCAGGACATGGGCGAGGCTGCCGCGTTCCTGTGCTCCGATGCGGCCTCCATGATCACCGGCGTCGGGCTCGAGGTCGACGGCGGGCGCTGCATCTGA